A genomic window from Streptomyces sp. HUAS YS2 includes:
- a CDS encoding ABC-F family ATP-binding cassette domain-containing protein — protein sequence MSQASAITCSHLSFSWPDDTPVFSDLSFTVGPGRTGLVAPNGSGKSTLLGLIAGVHRPTAGSVTVDGVLGHLPQNLPLTGEPTVAEVLGVASVVSALDAIESGDTDERHFLAVGDDWDIEERTAAELDRLGLGDVTLDRRLGTLSGGQIVTLGLAGQLLKRPDVLLLDEPTNNLDLRTRRRLYGVLEEWRGSLLLVSHDRELLDRMDRIAELDRGELRLYGGDFTAYEEAVRGEREAAERGVRAAEQDLKREKRAMQQARERADRRAGNAARNLKNAGLPKIFAGNMKRGAQEAAGRSGRAHAARVDDARTRLDEAGRALRDDQRIVLELPDTEVPAGRTLFSGEGLKASFGGRELFAGDGADLMVRGPERIALTGANGVGKSTLLRLVGGDLEPEHGTVRRAEGRVAHLTQRLDVLDRDLTVAQNLAAAAPGMPEADRLNLLARFLFRGPQAHLPVGVLSGGELLRATLACVLSTEPAPKLLLLDEPTNNLDLVSVGQLESALAAYRGAFLVVSHDERFLAAISVTRRLELRDGRLLEG from the coding sequence ATGTCTCAGGCTTCCGCCATCACCTGTTCCCACCTGTCCTTCTCCTGGCCGGACGACACCCCGGTCTTCTCGGATCTGTCGTTCACCGTCGGGCCCGGCCGGACCGGTCTCGTCGCCCCGAACGGCTCGGGGAAGAGCACCCTCCTCGGCCTGATCGCCGGGGTGCACCGACCGACCGCCGGATCCGTCACCGTGGACGGCGTCCTCGGGCACCTCCCGCAGAACCTGCCGCTCACCGGCGAGCCGACCGTGGCCGAGGTGCTGGGCGTGGCGTCCGTCGTAAGCGCCCTCGACGCCATCGAGTCCGGTGACACCGACGAGCGGCACTTCCTCGCCGTCGGCGACGACTGGGACATCGAGGAGCGCACCGCCGCCGAACTGGACCGGCTCGGTCTCGGCGACGTCACCCTCGACCGGCGTCTCGGCACCCTCAGCGGCGGTCAGATCGTCACGCTCGGCCTGGCCGGCCAGCTGCTCAAGCGCCCGGACGTCCTGCTCCTCGACGAGCCGACCAACAATCTCGACCTCCGCACGCGGCGCCGGCTCTACGGCGTCCTGGAGGAGTGGCGCGGCTCTCTGCTGCTCGTCAGCCACGACCGGGAGCTGCTCGACCGCATGGACCGTATCGCAGAGCTCGACCGCGGCGAACTGCGCCTGTACGGCGGTGACTTCACCGCCTACGAGGAGGCCGTTCGCGGCGAGCGGGAGGCGGCCGAGCGGGGTGTGCGCGCCGCCGAGCAGGACCTCAAGCGCGAGAAGCGGGCGATGCAGCAGGCCCGGGAGCGGGCCGACCGCCGGGCCGGCAACGCCGCCCGGAACCTCAAGAACGCCGGGCTGCCCAAGATCTTCGCCGGCAACATGAAACGTGGCGCCCAGGAGGCGGCGGGCAGGTCCGGACGGGCGCACGCGGCGCGCGTCGACGACGCGCGGACCCGGCTGGACGAGGCCGGCCGGGCCCTGCGCGACGACCAGCGGATCGTGCTGGAGCTGCCGGACACCGAGGTCCCCGCGGGGCGCACGCTGTTCAGCGGCGAGGGACTGAAGGCGTCGTTCGGCGGCCGGGAGCTGTTCGCCGGCGACGGGGCCGACCTGATGGTCAGGGGACCCGAGCGCATCGCGCTGACCGGTGCGAACGGGGTGGGCAAGTCCACGCTGCTGCGGCTCGTCGGAGGGGACCTGGAGCCGGAGCACGGCACGGTCCGTAGGGCGGAGGGCCGCGTCGCGCACCTGACGCAGCGCCTCGACGTCCTCGACCGGGACCTCACCGTCGCGCAGAACCTCGCCGCGGCCGCTCCCGGCATGCCGGAGGCGGACCGCCTGAACCTGCTGGCCCGCTTCCTCTTCCGGGGCCCGCAGGCGCATCTGCCGGTGGGCGTGCTGTCCGGCGGCGAGCTGCTGCGCGCCACCCTGGCCTGCGTCCTGAGCACCGAACCCGCTCCGAAGCTGTTGCTGCTCGACGAGCCCACCAACAACCTGGACCTGGTGAGCGTAGGCCAGTTGGAGAGCGCGCTCGCCGCCTACCGGGGCGCGTTCCTCGTCGTCAGTCACGACGAACGGTTCCTCGCCGCGATCTCGGTGACCCGACGGCTGGAACTGCGCGACGGCAGACTGCTGGAGGGGTAA
- a CDS encoding DinB family protein: protein MSESTEVRTLLSVLNDQRRHVLGALEGLPPEALHKPVLPSGWTCAGLVRHLTLDVERWWFQAVFSGDQEIIAGFDDADDAWQVSPATPVSEVLEGYREECARADALVASSPADTPLAWWPHHLFGPPHLHTLRDVLLHVITETACHAGHLDAARELLDGRQYRVLD from the coding sequence ATGTCCGAGAGCACCGAGGTCCGCACCCTGTTGTCCGTACTGAACGACCAGCGCCGTCATGTGCTCGGCGCGCTCGAAGGGCTCCCGCCGGAGGCGCTGCACAAGCCCGTGCTGCCCTCCGGCTGGACCTGCGCTGGGCTGGTCCGGCATCTGACGCTCGATGTCGAACGGTGGTGGTTCCAGGCGGTGTTCAGCGGCGATCAGGAGATCATCGCCGGATTCGACGACGCCGACGACGCCTGGCAGGTCTCGCCCGCCACCCCGGTGTCCGAGGTCCTGGAGGGCTACCGGGAGGAGTGCGCGCGGGCGGACGCCCTCGTGGCGTCGTCACCCGCGGACACCCCTCTCGCGTGGTGGCCCCACCACCTGTTCGGCCCGCCGCACCTCCACACGCTCCGCGACGTCCTCCTGCACGTCATCACCGAGACCGCCTGCCACGCCGGCCACCTGGACGCGGCCCGCGAACTCCTCGACGGCCGCCAGTACCGCGTCCTCGACTGA
- a CDS encoding class I SAM-dependent methyltransferase: protein MTRVADETATAPADGHARRTTRTSYDAVAERYAIEIGDELAGKPLDRALLDAFVEQTAGRQVADVGCGPGQATAHLAGRGADAFGLDLSPGMCAVARRTTALSFGAADMTALPIRTGALGGILCWYALIHLDETERAAAYAEFARVLGPGGQALLAFHTSDADIAPGGSNHLDDWWDHPVDLTFRFLDPEAEIAALSRAGLTLTARLDRAPHPGAEHPSRRSYLLVQRPA, encoded by the coding sequence ATGACACGAGTCGCGGACGAAACAGCCACCGCGCCCGCCGACGGGCACGCCCGCCGCACGACCCGTACGAGCTACGACGCCGTGGCCGAGCGCTACGCGATCGAGATCGGCGACGAACTCGCCGGCAAGCCCCTCGACCGCGCGCTCCTCGACGCCTTCGTGGAGCAGACCGCCGGCCGGCAGGTGGCCGACGTCGGCTGCGGGCCCGGGCAGGCGACCGCCCACCTGGCGGGACGTGGCGCCGATGCCTTCGGGCTCGACCTGTCACCGGGCATGTGCGCGGTCGCCCGGCGCACCACCGCGCTGTCGTTCGGCGCGGCGGACATGACGGCGCTGCCGATCCGCACCGGCGCGCTCGGCGGCATCCTGTGCTGGTACGCGCTGATCCACCTGGACGAGACCGAACGCGCCGCGGCATACGCCGAGTTCGCCCGCGTACTCGGCCCCGGAGGCCAGGCGCTGCTGGCCTTCCACACCAGCGACGCCGACATCGCGCCCGGCGGGTCCAACCACCTCGACGACTGGTGGGACCACCCCGTCGACCTCACGTTCCGCTTCCTCGATCCCGAGGCCGAGATCGCCGCCCTGTCCCGGGCCGGCCTCACCCTCACCGCCCGCCTGGACCGGGCCCCCCACCCCGGGGCCGAACACCCCAGCCGGCGCAGCTACCTCCTCGTGCAACGACCGGCGTAA
- a CDS encoding pyridoxamine 5'-phosphate oxidase family protein, with protein MDAPTTRSSGPAPLRTRRPGSDGEHRRQLRTGTAERADKFYAEQVLDRLNGRMREFVARQEMFFLATADRHGECDNTFRAGPPGFLLVLDDATLAYPEYRGNGVQASLGNIEENPHVGIIMVDFLRDRIGLHVNGAARVVADAEMRREHPGLPVDPVPGRRAEAWVVVAVEEAYVHCAKHIPHFQKVPLNGAGRSWGTDDFKRKGGDFFGAAAEARDRGPFLPLPRTEHEGTEDRTQELPLPNIPAARVGSRARLMARLLRRRS; from the coding sequence ATGGATGCTCCGACGACCCGGTCCTCCGGCCCGGCACCGCTGCGCACCCGCCGGCCGGGCAGCGACGGCGAGCACCGTCGGCAGCTGCGCACCGGCACCGCGGAGCGCGCCGACAAGTTCTACGCAGAGCAGGTCCTCGACCGACTCAACGGCCGGATGCGGGAGTTCGTGGCGCGCCAGGAGATGTTCTTCCTGGCGACCGCCGACCGGCACGGCGAGTGCGACAACACCTTCCGCGCCGGCCCGCCCGGCTTCCTCCTGGTGCTGGACGACGCGACGCTCGCCTACCCCGAGTACCGGGGCAACGGCGTGCAGGCCAGCCTCGGCAACATCGAGGAGAACCCGCACGTCGGCATCATCATGGTCGACTTCCTCCGCGACCGCATCGGCCTGCACGTCAACGGCGCGGCGCGGGTGGTGGCCGACGCCGAGATGCGCCGGGAGCATCCCGGGCTCCCGGTCGACCCGGTGCCCGGGCGGCGTGCCGAGGCGTGGGTGGTGGTCGCCGTCGAAGAGGCGTACGTCCACTGCGCCAAGCACATCCCCCACTTCCAGAAGGTCCCGCTGAACGGCGCCGGCCGCTCCTGGGGCACCGACGACTTCAAGCGCAAGGGCGGCGACTTCTTCGGAGCCGCCGCCGAGGCGCGGGACCGTGGCCCGTTCCTGCCGCTGCCACGCACCGAGCACGAGGGCACGGAGGACCGCACGCAGGAGCTGCCTTTGCCCAACATCCCCGCTGCCCGCGTCGGTTCGCGTGCGAGGCTCATGGCACGCTTGCTCCGACGGCGGTCGTGA
- the zapE gene encoding cell division protein ZapE — protein sequence MSERFEQAARRDGLVLDAGQRAVAARLTELGEALERGGRRRWFGRAAAEPVRGVYLWGSVGRGKSWLSDTLFATVRIEEKRRLHFHEFFRQFHAAYARHKDESRAGELAVAELIGDCRFLYFDEFHVHDAGDAMLMGRVVGTLLERGTTLLATSNYPPSGLLPNPVFHPLFEPTIALLERSLDVVGLTDGPDYRAAGASSQARTGFAGGRYLWHADGAEETEGSPTPPLPQERRAVPVAHGTVEALAVRDDLVWFDFTELCDRPNSTIDYLALTDAHRRWVVSGLPRLTEAGRDAAQRFANLVDVLCDRDVELTLIGRTSLADALTGEGLPTDIDRTASRLSLLAQEPAPAADPAR from the coding sequence GTGTCGGAGCGGTTCGAACAGGCGGCGCGGCGGGACGGGCTGGTGCTCGACGCCGGACAGCGAGCGGTGGCTGCCCGGCTCACCGAGCTCGGGGAGGCGCTGGAACGGGGCGGCAGGCGGCGCTGGTTCGGCCGGGCCGCGGCCGAACCGGTACGTGGGGTGTACCTGTGGGGGTCGGTCGGACGCGGCAAGAGCTGGCTGTCCGACACCCTGTTCGCGACCGTACGGATCGAGGAGAAGCGGCGCCTGCACTTCCACGAGTTCTTCCGCCAGTTCCACGCCGCCTACGCCCGGCACAAGGACGAGTCACGAGCCGGCGAACTCGCGGTGGCCGAGCTGATCGGGGACTGCCGGTTCCTGTACTTCGACGAGTTCCACGTGCACGACGCGGGCGACGCGATGCTGATGGGCCGGGTCGTCGGCACGCTCCTGGAGCGCGGCACGACCCTGCTCGCCACCTCCAACTACCCGCCTTCGGGGCTGCTCCCCAACCCGGTGTTCCACCCGCTCTTCGAGCCGACGATCGCGCTCCTGGAACGATCCCTGGACGTCGTCGGTCTCACCGACGGCCCCGACTACCGCGCCGCCGGGGCGTCCTCCCAGGCGCGTACGGGATTCGCCGGCGGCCGTTACCTGTGGCACGCGGACGGGGCGGAGGAGACTGAAGGCAGCCCGACGCCACCGCTCCCGCAGGAGCGTCGGGCCGTGCCGGTGGCCCACGGGACCGTCGAGGCCCTCGCCGTACGGGACGACCTGGTCTGGTTCGACTTCACCGAACTGTGCGACCGGCCGAACTCGACCATCGACTACCTCGCCCTCACCGACGCACACCGTCGCTGGGTGGTCTCCGGACTGCCCCGCCTCACCGAGGCCGGCCGCGACGCGGCGCAGCGGTTCGCCAATCTCGTCGACGTGCTCTGCGACCGCGATGTCGAACTCACCCTGATCGGCCGGACGTCCCTGGCCGACGCCCTGACGGGCGAAGGCCTGCCCACCGATATCGACCGCACGGCCAGCCGGCTCTCGCTGCTCGCCCAGGAGCCCGCCCCGGCCGCCGACCCGGCCCGCTGA
- a CDS encoding PEP/pyruvate-binding domain-containing protein: protein MGDDMNWVMALDAPAATLDTVGGKGAALGELARGGLPVPAGFHVTTDAYREFVKAAGLTAPIAAALADGGDEAGSRIRALFGASEVPDALREAVLAGYAALGDGGATVAVRSSATAEDLPDLSFAGQQDTYLNIRGEQALLSAVRDCWASLWTDRAITYRARAGIAHEDVTLAVVVQQLVAADAAGVMFTVDPLGGPAGRLVVNAAWGLGEAVVSGLVTPDTVYVDRTELTVVERITAAKEVMTVPTAEGTREAPVPADRREAPVLDDAEAVELARLGLRIEKLYGDARDVEWALEKGELRILQARPITTVAAPAPEVWNDSTGTDSLWTSANLGEAVPDVMTPATWSFVRRFMGEVMVGATLEGRPMYGNIGGRFYMNLSVTATLAAAFGQAKKFAQANEMVFGRLPEGMEIPLLPASRFRVWRDTISEAFAVVSRIRANGKELPAFLESAPGRCADLRGRVAAAADARELRGLWDREVDAYFRLCCHMLQAATRKDGDTLVKVRGTLRDLVGEADADLMTTGLGDEGQLASMGPLLGLERLARGDLDRAAYVKTYGHRGPHEFELSFPRPAEDPDWIDRQLAALGAVEEDADVRLVRQYEARNAAWERFASQHPGRVRAMRTAVDGWAASARLREAARTEVARVFWLVRDVVLRAGELTGHGEDLFFLEAEEILAVLDGDEKPLAAVPARRAAYELYRALPTYPTLIRGEFDPQTWAADPDRRADLYDAQSTTPPSDTVSGSPASGGVVEGVARVVATVEEGESLRPGEILVTTVTNIGWTPLFTRISAIVTDVGANLSHASIVARELGIPAVVGCGNATTRIRTGQRIRVDGGRGTVEVLDAE, encoded by the coding sequence ATGGGGGACGACATGAACTGGGTGATGGCGCTCGACGCCCCGGCGGCGACGCTGGACACCGTCGGCGGCAAGGGGGCCGCGCTCGGCGAACTGGCGCGCGGGGGCCTGCCGGTGCCCGCCGGATTCCATGTGACGACCGACGCCTACCGGGAGTTCGTCAAAGCCGCCGGGCTCACCGCACCGATCGCCGCGGCCCTCGCGGACGGCGGGGACGAGGCCGGGAGTCGCATCCGCGCGCTCTTCGGCGCGTCCGAGGTGCCCGACGCACTGCGTGAGGCGGTACTGGCCGGGTACGCAGCGCTGGGCGACGGCGGGGCGACGGTGGCCGTGCGGTCCTCGGCCACGGCAGAGGACCTGCCGGACCTGTCCTTCGCCGGCCAGCAGGACACCTACCTCAACATCCGGGGCGAGCAAGCCCTGTTGAGTGCCGTGCGCGACTGCTGGGCCTCGCTCTGGACCGACCGGGCGATCACCTATCGCGCGCGGGCCGGCATCGCCCACGAGGACGTGACCCTGGCCGTCGTCGTGCAGCAGCTCGTGGCCGCCGACGCCGCCGGAGTGATGTTCACCGTGGACCCGCTCGGCGGCCCGGCCGGCCGGCTGGTCGTCAACGCGGCCTGGGGACTGGGCGAGGCGGTGGTCAGCGGCCTGGTCACGCCCGACACGGTGTACGTCGACCGGACGGAGCTGACGGTCGTCGAGCGGATCACCGCCGCCAAGGAGGTGATGACCGTCCCGACCGCCGAGGGGACCCGTGAGGCGCCCGTCCCCGCCGACCGGCGCGAGGCCCCGGTGCTCGACGACGCCGAGGCCGTCGAACTGGCCCGGCTCGGGCTCCGCATCGAGAAGCTGTACGGCGACGCCCGCGACGTCGAATGGGCCCTGGAGAAAGGCGAGTTGCGCATCCTCCAGGCGCGCCCGATCACCACGGTCGCCGCGCCCGCTCCCGAGGTGTGGAACGACAGCACCGGGACCGACTCACTGTGGACCAGCGCCAACCTCGGCGAGGCCGTGCCCGACGTGATGACGCCGGCGACCTGGTCGTTCGTGCGCCGGTTCATGGGCGAGGTGATGGTCGGGGCCACCTTGGAGGGGCGGCCGATGTACGGCAACATCGGCGGCCGCTTCTACATGAACCTGAGCGTGACGGCGACGCTGGCCGCCGCGTTCGGGCAGGCGAAGAAGTTCGCGCAGGCCAACGAGATGGTGTTCGGCCGACTGCCCGAGGGCATGGAGATCCCGCTGCTGCCGGCGTCCCGGTTCCGGGTGTGGCGGGACACGATCTCCGAGGCGTTCGCCGTCGTCAGCCGGATCCGCGCCAACGGCAAGGAGCTGCCCGCCTTCCTGGAGAGCGCCCCGGGCCGCTGCGCGGACCTCCGGGGCCGGGTGGCCGCGGCGGCCGACGCGCGGGAGCTGCGGGGGCTGTGGGACCGCGAGGTCGACGCGTACTTCCGGCTCTGCTGCCACATGCTCCAGGCGGCGACCCGCAAGGACGGCGACACCCTCGTCAAGGTCCGCGGCACGCTGCGCGACCTGGTCGGCGAGGCGGACGCCGACCTCATGACGACCGGCCTCGGCGACGAGGGCCAGCTCGCCAGCATGGGCCCGCTGCTCGGCCTGGAGCGGCTGGCCCGCGGCGACCTCGACCGCGCCGCGTACGTGAAGACGTACGGGCACCGCGGCCCGCACGAGTTCGAGCTGTCCTTCCCCCGGCCGGCCGAGGACCCGGACTGGATCGACCGGCAGCTCGCCGCGCTCGGCGCGGTCGAGGAGGACGCCGACGTCCGTCTGGTGCGGCAGTACGAGGCGCGGAACGCGGCCTGGGAGCGGTTCGCGTCGCAGCACCCCGGGCGGGTCCGCGCGATGCGGACGGCGGTGGACGGCTGGGCCGCCTCGGCGCGGCTGCGCGAGGCCGCCCGGACCGAGGTGGCCCGGGTGTTCTGGCTGGTGCGCGACGTGGTGCTGCGCGCCGGCGAGCTGACCGGGCACGGCGAGGACCTGTTCTTCCTGGAGGCGGAGGAGATCCTGGCGGTCCTCGACGGGGACGAGAAGCCGCTCGCCGCGGTCCCGGCGCGCCGCGCGGCGTACGAGCTGTACCGGGCGCTGCCCACGTACCCGACCCTGATCCGGGGCGAGTTCGACCCGCAGACCTGGGCGGCGGACCCGGACCGGCGCGCCGACCTGTACGACGCGCAGTCCACGACCCCGCCGTCCGACACGGTCAGCGGCTCCCCCGCCTCGGGCGGGGTCGTCGAGGGCGTCGCGCGCGTCGTGGCGACGGTCGAGGAGGGCGAGTCGCTGCGGCCGGGCGAGATCCTGGTGACGACGGTCACCAACATCGGCTGGACGCCGCTGTTCACCCGCATCTCGGCCATCGTCACCGATGTCGGCGCGAACCTCTCGCACGCCTCGATCGTCGCCCGCGAGCTGGGCATCCCGGCGGTCGTCGGCTGCGGCAACGCGACGACGAGGATCCGGACCGGTCAGCGCATCCGCGTGGACGGCGGCCGCGGGACGGTGGAGGTGCTGGACGCGGAGTGA
- a CDS encoding flavoprotein: MSEQSATPSKPFLYVVVCAAGIADDIGVLIGAAQERGWQVGVVATPQAMGFFDVEAVVAQTGHPIRSAWRAPGDDRPLPPADAIAVAPATFNSINKWAAGIADTLALAILCEAYGMGIPTAVLPRVNAALSAHPAYARSLDRLREMGVLIGTGAPGDRASDGFRWEEALDLLAPVLSERAAV; encoded by the coding sequence GTGTCCGAGCAGTCCGCCACCCCGTCGAAGCCCTTCCTGTACGTCGTCGTCTGCGCCGCCGGCATCGCGGACGACATCGGCGTGCTGATAGGCGCGGCGCAGGAGCGGGGCTGGCAGGTGGGCGTCGTCGCGACCCCGCAGGCCATGGGCTTCTTCGACGTCGAGGCGGTCGTCGCGCAGACCGGCCACCCGATCCGCTCGGCGTGGCGCGCGCCCGGCGACGACCGCCCGCTGCCCCCGGCGGACGCGATCGCGGTCGCCCCGGCCACGTTCAACTCGATCAACAAGTGGGCCGCCGGGATCGCCGACACGCTCGCCCTCGCCATCCTGTGCGAGGCGTACGGCATGGGCATCCCGACGGCCGTCCTGCCGCGCGTGAACGCGGCCCTGTCCGCGCACCCCGCCTACGCCCGGAGCCTGGACCGGCTCCGGGAGATGGGGGTGCTGATCGGCACCGGAGCTCCGGGGGACCGGGCCTCCGACGGCTTCCGCTGGGAGGAGGCGCTGGACCTGCTCGCCCCCGTCCTGAGTGAGCGGGCGGCCGTCTGA
- a CDS encoding aldehyde dehydrogenase family protein, with amino-acid sequence MTTVDTLITSHNPADPSDVILRIAAPGAFAVADAVERARAAQPSWLHGGAAARSTALAAVADAVDAAAAELAALAVREVGKPVTEARAEVARTSAIWRYYAQAPYEPVGAVHEPATGPGLLLTRRRPHGVAGLITPWNFPFAIPSWKAAPALAVGNTVVLKPAPEATACAVRLAEIVRQALPADVFTVVPGGATEGNALVSCADVVSFTGSTVVGRSVTRAATDRGVPVQAETGGLNAAIVLPDADMARAATHIAAAVAGYAGQKCTATSRVVAVGGALGPLRDALADALRAVTVGDPAAAATVSGPLIDRQARDRVVEAAEGLSVLSGGGPLDRSGWYAAPTLVEKVPPGHRLLHEEVFGPVAVLLPADDLAQAVRITNAVPYGLVTSVHTGDLSAVLHGLDALDTGMIRINAPSTGVDFHLPFGGTKHSSHGPREQGRAALDFYTSSRTYTISPAG; translated from the coding sequence GTGACCACCGTCGACACCCTGATCACCTCGCACAACCCCGCCGACCCGTCCGACGTGATCCTGCGCATCGCCGCACCAGGCGCCTTCGCGGTCGCCGACGCCGTGGAGCGGGCCCGCGCCGCGCAGCCGTCCTGGCTGCACGGCGGGGCCGCGGCCCGGTCCACCGCGCTGGCGGCGGTCGCCGACGCCGTCGACGCCGCCGCGGCCGAACTGGCCGCGCTGGCCGTACGGGAGGTGGGCAAGCCGGTCACCGAGGCGCGGGCCGAGGTCGCGCGTACGTCCGCGATCTGGCGCTACTACGCCCAGGCCCCGTACGAGCCCGTGGGCGCGGTCCACGAGCCGGCCACCGGCCCGGGGCTCCTGCTCACCCGCCGCCGTCCGCACGGCGTGGCCGGCCTGATCACGCCCTGGAACTTCCCCTTCGCCATCCCGAGCTGGAAGGCCGCGCCCGCGCTCGCCGTGGGCAACACGGTCGTGCTCAAGCCCGCCCCCGAGGCCACCGCCTGCGCGGTGCGGCTCGCCGAGATCGTGCGACAGGCCCTGCCGGCCGATGTGTTCACCGTGGTGCCCGGCGGTGCGACGGAGGGCAACGCGCTGGTCTCCTGCGCCGATGTCGTCTCCTTCACCGGCTCGACCGTCGTCGGCCGTTCCGTCACCCGCGCCGCCACGGACCGGGGCGTGCCGGTGCAGGCCGAGACGGGCGGGCTGAACGCTGCGATCGTGCTGCCCGACGCCGACATGGCGCGGGCCGCGACCCACATCGCGGCCGCCGTCGCCGGGTACGCGGGCCAGAAGTGCACCGCCACCAGTCGGGTCGTCGCGGTCGGCGGGGCCCTCGGACCCCTGCGGGACGCGCTCGCCGACGCCCTGCGGGCCGTGACCGTCGGCGATCCCGCCGCCGCGGCCACGGTGAGCGGACCGCTCATCGACCGGCAGGCCCGGGACCGCGTCGTCGAGGCCGCGGAGGGACTGTCGGTGCTGTCCGGCGGCGGCCCGCTCGACCGGTCCGGCTGGTACGCCGCGCCGACTCTGGTCGAGAAGGTCCCACCGGGCCACCGGCTGCTCCACGAGGAGGTCTTCGGGCCGGTCGCCGTGTTGCTGCCGGCGGACGACCTGGCCCAGGCGGTACGCATCACGAACGCCGTGCCGTACGGCCTGGTGACGTCCGTGCACACCGGCGACCTGAGCGCGGTCCTGCACGGGCTCGACGCGCTCGACACCGGAATGATCAGGATCAACGCCCCGTCCACCGGCGTCGACTTCCACCTCCCGTTCGGCGGCACGAAACATTCGAGCCACGGCCCGCGAGAACAGGGCCGCGCGGCCTTGGACTTCTACACCTCCAGCCGCACGTACACGATCTCCCCGGCGGGCTGA
- a CDS encoding proline racemase family protein, which produces MRTRHVFHAVDSHTEGMPTRVITGGVGVVPGATMAERRTHFIEHLDHLRTLLMYEPRGHAAMSGAILQPPTHPDADYGVLYIEVSGLLPMCGHGTIGVATVLVETGMVPVTEPVTTVRLDTPAGLVSVDVRVEDGAARAVTLTNVPAFCVALDGKVDVPGYGTVTYDLAFGGNFYAFVELDALGLPFDRERKDDLLAAGLAVMDAINASPHRPVHPEQPEIAGVKHVYLTAPGSDAHHSRHAMAIHPGWFDRSPCGTGTSARMAQLHARGRLPLGQDFVNESFIGTRFTGRLVEETTVAGRPAVVPTVTGRAWITGTAQYFLDPDDPFPGGFLL; this is translated from the coding sequence GTGCGCACCCGTCACGTCTTCCATGCCGTCGACTCGCACACCGAGGGCATGCCCACCCGTGTGATCACCGGAGGCGTCGGAGTCGTCCCCGGCGCCACGATGGCCGAACGCCGGACGCACTTCATCGAGCACCTGGACCATCTCCGGACGCTCCTGATGTACGAGCCGCGCGGCCACGCCGCCATGAGCGGCGCGATCCTCCAGCCGCCCACCCACCCCGACGCCGACTACGGCGTCCTGTACATCGAGGTCTCCGGGCTGCTCCCGATGTGCGGCCACGGCACGATCGGCGTCGCCACCGTCCTCGTCGAGACGGGCATGGTGCCGGTGACCGAACCGGTCACCACCGTCCGGCTCGACACCCCGGCCGGGCTCGTGTCCGTCGACGTTCGGGTCGAGGACGGCGCGGCGCGCGCGGTCACCCTCACCAACGTGCCCGCCTTCTGCGTCGCCCTGGACGGCAAGGTCGACGTCCCCGGGTACGGCACGGTCACCTACGACCTCGCGTTCGGCGGAAACTTCTACGCCTTCGTCGAACTCGACGCGCTGGGGCTGCCGTTCGACCGGGAGCGCAAGGACGATCTGCTTGCCGCCGGACTCGCCGTCATGGACGCGATCAACGCCTCGCCGCACCGCCCCGTGCACCCCGAACAGCCGGAGATCGCCGGTGTGAAGCACGTGTACCTGACCGCACCCGGTTCCGACGCCCACCACTCGCGACACGCCATGGCCATCCACCCCGGCTGGTTCGACCGTTCGCCCTGCGGCACCGGCACCTCCGCGCGGATGGCGCAGCTCCACGCGCGGGGGCGACTTCCGCTGGGGCAGGACTTCGTCAACGAGTCGTTCATCGGCACGCGCTTCACGGGACGGCTGGTCGAGGAGACCACGGTCGCCGGCCGGCCCGCCGTCGTGCCGACGGTCACAGGACGCGCCTGGATCACCGGCACCGCCCAGTACTTCCTCGATCCGGACGACCCCTTCCCCGGAGGCTTCCTCCTGTGA